Proteins from a single region of Bacteroidetes bacterium SB0662_bin_6:
- a CDS encoding cytochrome c, translated as MNIIILLVVCAGLVALRFVPKINILGWLAGWLIAAFVFLRWGIDPPLPTSIQGMFIAILTLALLAYLSADSSHFRFVLDRFVAFTTQRKYTIPLLAVIVLLPCLAALRVYFDVTEGPAPPLRSRTIHPPPPVSIEVAGNTIDLVNDDNPYRALETEDPAAFEEHVENGRRVYYENCVYCHGDDMAGDGLFAHGFDPIPANFQDATTIAMLQEGYIFWRIAKGGPGLPSESTPWLSAMPAWEDFLSEEDMWDVTLFLYDFTGHRPRAREDHGGGGDH; from the coding sequence ATGAATATCATTATCCTGCTTGTGGTGTGTGCAGGGCTTGTAGCGCTGCGCTTCGTGCCGAAGATAAATATCCTCGGCTGGCTGGCGGGGTGGTTGATCGCTGCATTCGTTTTTCTGCGCTGGGGCATCGATCCGCCGCTGCCTACCTCGATCCAGGGGATGTTCATTGCCATCCTCACGCTTGCGTTGCTGGCGTATTTATCGGCGGATTCGTCACATTTCCGGTTTGTGCTGGACCGGTTCGTGGCATTCACGACCCAGAGAAAGTATACGATTCCGCTGTTGGCGGTCATTGTGCTGTTGCCTTGTCTTGCGGCGCTCCGCGTGTATTTCGACGTGACGGAAGGACCGGCGCCTCCTCTCAGAAGCCGCACGATTCACCCGCCGCCGCCTGTGAGTATCGAAGTGGCCGGCAATACGATCGACCTTGTCAACGACGACAACCCGTACCGCGCTCTTGAAACGGAAGACCCGGCGGCGTTCGAGGAGCATGTGGAAAACGGGCGCCGCGTGTACTACGAAAACTGTGTGTACTGCCACGGGGACGATATGGCGGGAGACGGCCTTTTTGCCCATGGGTTCGACCCCATTCCCGCGAATTTCCAGGACGCCACGACCATCGCCATGCTTCAGGAAGGCTACATTTTCTGGCGCATCGCCAAGGGCGGCCCGGGGCTGCCGAGCGAATCCACGCCCTGGCTTTCGGCCATGCCTGCCTGGGAAGACTTCCTCTCCGAAGAGGATATGTGGGATGTGACGCTTTTCCTGTACGATTTCACCGGACACCGGCCGCGGGCGCGGGAGGATCATGGTGGAGGCGGGGACCATTAG
- a CDS encoding Mrp/NBP35 family ATP-binding protein, protein MKTWHDIATDGGSDVAGQVAVQADRLAERLSDIRHIVAVMSGKGGVGKSTVAVNLAAALARNGARIGLVDGDINGPSLGRMTGVQAVGLSQRTKGTVSPPETTLGVQVMSMALFLHDETTPVAWDAPSQSGGAAWRGLREAGALRELITDTAWGALDMLLVDLPPGSDRLPTLVDVTPRIDAVVVVTIPSVVALDAVGRSVRMIREHLDVSSLGLVENMASHTCPHCGQADPLYSPGRTDRLAEALDVPVLARIPFDPALGMAADEGHSYLCAHPDRPAARAFTELADRLQLLLDAS, encoded by the coding sequence ATGAAAACCTGGCATGATATAGCAACCGATGGGGGTTCCGATGTGGCGGGCCAGGTGGCGGTGCAGGCTGACCGGCTTGCGGAACGTCTCAGCGACATTCGCCATATCGTCGCGGTAATGAGTGGTAAGGGAGGGGTTGGAAAGAGCACTGTGGCGGTGAATCTTGCAGCGGCGCTGGCTCGCAATGGCGCGCGCATCGGTCTCGTGGATGGAGATATCAATGGCCCGTCGCTCGGGCGGATGACCGGTGTGCAGGCTGTGGGCCTGTCGCAGCGCACAAAAGGGACCGTTTCCCCTCCCGAAACAACCCTGGGCGTGCAGGTCATGTCCATGGCTCTGTTTTTGCACGACGAAACGACGCCCGTAGCGTGGGACGCTCCCTCGCAATCCGGCGGAGCCGCCTGGCGCGGGCTCCGTGAGGCAGGCGCCCTGCGGGAGCTCATTACCGATACCGCATGGGGCGCGCTCGATATGCTCCTTGTCGATCTGCCGCCGGGATCGGATCGCCTGCCAACCCTTGTTGATGTCACCCCGCGCATTGATGCGGTCGTCGTAGTTACTATTCCTTCGGTGGTGGCTCTGGATGCGGTGGGGCGCTCCGTGCGTATGATCCGGGAACACCTCGATGTGTCGTCGCTGGGGCTTGTCGAAAACATGGCGTCGCACACTTGTCCGCATTGCGGACAGGCGGATCCGCTGTATTCGCCGGGCCGTACGGACCGGTTGGCCGAGGCCCTCGATGTGCCTGTGCTGGCTCGTATCCCCTTTGATCCTGCGCTCGGCATGGCTGCCGACGAAGGCCATTCATACCTGTGCGCACATCCGGATCGCCCGGCGGCGCGCGCCTTCACTGAACTGGCCGATCGCCTTCAACTTCTTCTCGATGCCTCATGA
- a CDS encoding universal stress protein UspA, producing MYKTIFVPVDNSDHSMASIDVAVELAKRFDSELVGSHAYAARMHDYRFKQMEFTLPEEYLVEEEMEKQRKVHDTLITMGLELISDSYLTVMDKRCREEKLPFQPKMYDGKNWKIIVQDIEESDYDLVVMGALGLGAVRDSVLGSVCSRVVRRARTDMFIVKDTDSFERQMNGHAVGEADGGHIVVGIDGSPESFAGLKTALELGRKLDKRVEAVSVYDPYLHYAMFNSIVNVLTEKASKVFRFKEQEQLHEEVIDTGLAKIYQSHLEVAHRIAAEEGVDLKITLLDGKAFDKILQYMRREKPWLLVLGRIGVHSDEDMDIGSNTENLLRMASCNVLLSSRRYTPPLDVQAEESMIWTDEATALVNTAPDFARNIARTTIHRWAMERGHSVITLKVVEQAMATILPESAMRSMGIIAETVARDKIAAVDEVTYVCSRCGYAARGFKPAVCAVCGAAPEQFQEIDKEALRKLAPLEGAVEEVETFDKKKIKWTRDARELLRKVPDGYQMRRARAQIEKSARVKGLDTITRDMVAEAVSDLLEDTSVLSAPGSGLKENPAGQAPAREAVSVELIDKGAYKWTPEAWARLERVPEGFMRDKAKERMEAAADGRNATIITMEIVEEGLEVSRKAMEEAIRKQQEEKAAS from the coding sequence ATGTACAAGACCATATTCGTTCCGGTCGATAATTCGGATCATTCGATGGCAAGCATCGACGTTGCCGTCGAACTGGCGAAGCGGTTCGATTCGGAGCTCGTGGGCAGCCATGCCTACGCAGCCCGTATGCACGATTACCGCTTCAAGCAGATGGAGTTTACGCTGCCCGAGGAATATCTCGTCGAAGAGGAAATGGAGAAGCAGCGGAAGGTGCACGACACGCTCATCACGATGGGTCTCGAACTGATTTCGGATTCGTACCTGACCGTGATGGACAAGCGGTGCCGCGAGGAAAAATTGCCCTTCCAGCCGAAGATGTATGACGGGAAGAACTGGAAGATTATCGTGCAGGATATCGAGGAGAGCGACTACGACCTGGTCGTGATGGGGGCGCTCGGCCTCGGCGCTGTTCGTGACAGCGTGCTGGGCAGCGTATGCTCGCGGGTTGTCCGGCGGGCGCGTACCGACATGTTCATTGTCAAGGATACCGATTCATTTGAGCGCCAGATGAACGGGCATGCCGTGGGCGAGGCCGACGGCGGCCATATCGTCGTGGGTATCGATGGCAGTCCCGAATCCTTCGCCGGCCTGAAAACGGCGCTCGAACTGGGCCGGAAGCTGGACAAGCGCGTGGAGGCGGTGTCGGTTTACGATCCCTATCTGCATTACGCGATGTTCAACAGCATCGTGAATGTGCTTACCGAAAAGGCCTCGAAAGTATTCCGGTTCAAGGAGCAGGAGCAACTCCACGAAGAGGTCATCGACACGGGGCTTGCGAAGATATACCAGTCGCATCTCGAAGTGGCGCATCGCATTGCCGCCGAAGAGGGCGTGGATCTCAAGATTACGCTGCTCGATGGCAAGGCCTTCGACAAGATTCTTCAGTATATGCGGCGCGAGAAGCCTTGGTTGCTGGTCCTGGGCCGTATCGGAGTGCATAGCGATGAGGACATGGACATCGGCAGCAACACCGAAAACCTGCTGCGAATGGCTTCCTGCAATGTGTTGTTGTCAAGCAGGCGGTATACCCCCCCGCTTGATGTGCAGGCCGAGGAATCCATGATCTGGACGGACGAGGCCACGGCGCTCGTCAATACGGCGCCCGACTTTGCCCGCAACATTGCGCGTACGACGATCCATCGATGGGCCATGGAGCGTGGCCACTCCGTGATTACGCTAAAGGTGGTCGAACAGGCCATGGCGACCATTCTCCCTGAATCCGCCATGCGGTCCATGGGCATCATTGCCGAAACCGTGGCCCGCGACAAAATCGCCGCGGTCGATGAAGTGACGTACGTATGCAGCCGGTGCGGCTACGCGGCGCGCGGATTCAAGCCCGCCGTGTGTGCTGTCTGCGGAGCTGCCCCCGAGCAGTTCCAGGAAATCGACAAGGAGGCGCTTCGCAAACTGGCGCCGCTCGAAGGCGCCGTTGAAGAGGTTGAAACCTTCGACAAGAAGAAGATCAAGTGGACTCGGGATGCGCGCGAACTGCTCAGGAAGGTTCCTGACGGATACCAGATGCGCCGCGCCCGCGCGCAGATCGAAAAGAGCGCCCGGGTCAAGGGGCTCGATACGATCACCCGCGACATGGTGGCCGAGGCAGTCAGCGATTTGCTCGAAGACACTTCCGTGCTTTCTGCGCCCGGTTCCGGGTTGAAGGAAAATCCGGCAGGGCAGGCTCCGGCCCGGGAAGCCGTTTCCGTCGAATTGATCGACAAGGGAGCGTACAAGTGGACACCGGAGGCCTGGGCTCGCCTCGAACGGGTGCCCGAAGGCTTCATGCGCGACAAGGCGAAAGAGCGGATGGAAGCGGCCGCAGACGGGCGTAACGCCACGATCATTACGATGGAGATTGTCGAAGAAGGCCTTGAGGTGTCCCGGAAAGCCATGGAAGAGGCCATTCGCAAGCAGCAGGAGGAAAAGGCCGCGTCGTGA
- a CDS encoding c-type cytochrome: MVEAGTIRNKTDIAIRSSACRAGRAVVRFSRSSLISCVLGVCLPVVLLPLIVSAQPAPDLGTDEQREAGRLLYMDKCAQCHGDTGQGDGVAAPFMRPMPRDFTAGIYKVRTTPSGQLPTDDDIARVIRDGMPYTGMPPWPQLSDDEIRNLVYYLKTFNDDFSGPYGVPDVIEIPDPPSFSESSAERGRVVYEENQCFDCHGMAARGDGPSAVTLQEQWGNHIRPADLTKRWTFIGGNTREDIYRTFTTGLDGSPMPSYSITPIEDSWALVDYVYSLSQDDPDYAISATAQYANDPVDPVQGKAAFGEERGAYFPVVGQVIEPGRSFMPGVDGIEVKARYNADEIAILLSWHDMSAETMGSNAPDMEVPLTEQVVRDTVTSIWSDAVAIQFPQELVPEGLPYFLFGDARQPVDLWFADLASGEGRSYIGRGSGNLLAGETSPSVHATYEDGAWTAVFTMPRDGRFAEDTFVPIAFSVWDGFNDERGNRRGLTGWYYLYLEPSERPSPVMPMLRAAGLTLLVLLSIVGLVRFRHRASVTA, from the coding sequence ATGGTGGAGGCGGGGACCATTAGGAATAAAACCGACATAGCGATTCGTTCGTCTGCTTGCCGGGCAGGACGCGCCGTTGTGCGTTTTTCCCGATCGAGCCTCATATCATGCGTTCTGGGGGTGTGTTTGCCTGTCGTATTGCTTCCCCTGATCGTCTCGGCGCAACCCGCGCCGGACCTTGGCACCGACGAACAGCGCGAGGCCGGCCGCCTGCTGTACATGGATAAATGTGCGCAGTGCCATGGAGACACCGGTCAAGGGGATGGCGTGGCGGCGCCCTTCATGCGCCCGATGCCCCGCGACTTTACGGCAGGTATCTACAAGGTACGCACCACGCCGAGCGGACAGTTGCCTACGGATGACGACATCGCGCGGGTGATTCGCGACGGCATGCCTTATACCGGTATGCCCCCCTGGCCGCAGTTGAGCGATGATGAAATTCGCAACCTTGTCTACTACCTGAAAACTTTCAACGACGATTTCTCCGGACCCTACGGCGTTCCCGATGTAATCGAGATTCCTGATCCTCCATCGTTCAGCGAATCGTCTGCCGAACGGGGGCGCGTGGTCTACGAAGAGAACCAGTGTTTCGATTGCCATGGCATGGCCGCGCGCGGCGACGGGCCTTCCGCTGTGACATTGCAAGAGCAGTGGGGCAATCATATCCGCCCTGCCGACCTTACGAAGCGCTGGACCTTCATAGGGGGCAACACGCGCGAGGACATCTATCGCACGTTCACCACCGGCCTCGACGGTTCGCCCATGCCGTCCTACAGCATTACCCCGATCGAAGACAGCTGGGCCCTTGTCGATTACGTCTATTCGCTGTCGCAGGACGACCCGGACTATGCGATCTCCGCGACCGCGCAGTATGCGAACGATCCCGTCGACCCGGTGCAGGGAAAGGCGGCTTTCGGCGAGGAACGCGGCGCCTATTTCCCCGTGGTCGGACAGGTCATTGAACCCGGAAGATCATTTATGCCCGGCGTAGACGGCATCGAGGTGAAAGCGCGCTACAATGCGGATGAGATCGCCATTCTTCTTTCATGGCACGACATGTCCGCAGAGACAATGGGGAGCAATGCCCCGGACATGGAGGTTCCCCTTACGGAGCAGGTCGTTCGGGATACCGTGACAAGCATCTGGTCCGATGCGGTCGCCATACAGTTTCCTCAGGAACTTGTACCGGAAGGCCTGCCCTACTTCCTGTTCGGGGACGCAAGACAACCGGTCGATCTGTGGTTCGCCGATCTGGCTTCGGGAGAAGGCCGTTCGTACATCGGACGCGGGAGTGGTAACCTGCTCGCCGGCGAAACCTCCCCGTCCGTTCATGCGACCTACGAGGACGGTGCATGGACCGCCGTCTTCACCATGCCGCGCGACGGGCGTTTTGCGGAAGACACCTTCGTTCCGATCGCTTTCTCGGTGTGGGACGGTTTCAACGACGAGCGGGGTAATCGCCGGGGTCTCACGGGATGGTATTATCTCTATCTCGAGCCCTCCGAGCGTCCGTCGCCCGTGATGCCCATGCTGCGCGCCGCCGGGCTCACGCTTCTCGTGTTGCTGAGCATCGTCGGACTGGTGCGTTTCCGGCATCGTGCCTCCGTTACCGCCTGA
- a CDS encoding GLPGLI family protein: MPLDTAVFLTMRSALKAMAPILLGCAALYALLPTTGLAQTSGTIHYQRTVKPEIPEGVELPPELPQEIREQLLASMSAVDTTAWGLHFTEKASLMTPASDSAAIADRSASHSRGDTFVRVRMRRSQDRSVTYTDLEAWTVTEQKDFLGRTFLIRGDRPEYAWRLTGEQSEYLGFACQKAVTEADSAMVEAWFAPELPVSIGPASFGGLPGAILVLSIDDGNLTTWNATHVSPGMPQEALMAAPEKGREVTQEEFAAIVKEKTEEMQNQGDNGRVVIRRVDR, from the coding sequence ATGCCTCTTGATACTGCGGTATTTCTCACAATGCGTTCCGCCTTGAAGGCCATGGCGCCGATTCTGTTGGGATGCGCGGCTCTGTATGCTCTGCTCCCGACGACGGGGCTTGCCCAGACGTCGGGAACGATTCATTACCAGCGAACCGTAAAGCCGGAAATTCCCGAGGGGGTGGAACTCCCGCCAGAACTGCCCCAGGAAATCAGGGAGCAGTTACTGGCTTCGATGTCTGCGGTGGACACCACGGCCTGGGGTCTTCATTTTACGGAAAAGGCCTCGTTGATGACGCCTGCCTCCGATTCGGCGGCAATAGCCGATCGATCGGCGAGTCATTCCCGGGGCGATACGTTTGTACGTGTACGGATGAGGCGTTCGCAGGACCGTAGCGTAACGTACACCGATCTCGAGGCCTGGACGGTTACCGAGCAAAAAGATTTTCTTGGGCGCACTTTCCTGATCCGGGGGGACCGTCCCGAATATGCCTGGCGCCTCACGGGGGAGCAAAGCGAATACCTCGGTTTTGCATGCCAGAAGGCGGTTACGGAAGCGGACAGCGCCATGGTGGAAGCCTGGTTTGCTCCGGAACTTCCCGTATCGATCGGTCCCGCCTCGTTCGGAGGGCTGCCCGGCGCGATTCTGGTGTTGTCCATCGACGACGGGAATCTCACGACCTGGAACGCCACGCATGTTTCGCCCGGGATGCCTCAGGAGGCATTGATGGCGGCTCCGGAAAAAGGCAGGGAGGTTACGCAGGAGGAGTTCGCCGCTATCGTGAAGGAGAAAACGGAAGAGATGCAAAATCAGGGTGATAATGGACGCGTTGTTATTCGTCGGGTTGATCGCTGA
- a CDS encoding cytochrome c, with the protein MMNAVKICVFTVLVAAFYSYVSQMVPQTVTYPPEDTELGADMTTEDLVAAGEEIASGKGTCLTCHTVSGETGGRFPDLANIGLIAAERKEGLSDVEYLAESLYEPNEYIVEGFLPGMTPISDPPIDLNDQEILAVIAYLQSLGGAATVTLDTELRWQSEENAAGASTASQASASAAPSSENLSGEELFTMYACGVCHSLTDPTPLLGPSLYDVGNNLSTAEIYEAIMDPDAVLNEAYPAGLMTAQLNAVGFYDKISSGQLKTLVDYLASQKGGS; encoded by the coding sequence ATGATGAACGCTGTCAAGATATGTGTCTTCACCGTCCTCGTGGCCGCATTCTATAGCTACGTTAGTCAGATGGTGCCGCAGACGGTGACGTATCCGCCCGAGGATACGGAACTCGGAGCCGACATGACCACGGAGGATCTGGTAGCTGCCGGCGAAGAAATCGCTTCGGGCAAGGGAACGTGTCTTACGTGTCATACCGTATCCGGGGAAACCGGGGGGCGTTTCCCCGATCTGGCGAACATTGGCCTGATTGCCGCGGAGCGCAAGGAAGGTTTAAGCGACGTGGAGTATCTGGCCGAGTCGCTCTACGAACCGAATGAATACATTGTCGAGGGCTTTTTGCCCGGCATGACTCCTATTTCCGACCCGCCCATCGATCTGAACGACCAGGAGATTCTTGCGGTGATTGCGTACCTCCAGAGTCTTGGCGGCGCCGCCACGGTTACGCTGGACACGGAGTTGCGCTGGCAGAGCGAAGAGAATGCCGCCGGTGCATCGACTGCTTCGCAAGCAAGTGCGTCTGCTGCGCCCTCTTCGGAAAACCTCTCCGGGGAAGAGTTATTCACCATGTACGCCTGTGGCGTCTGTCACAGCCTCACCGATCCCACACCCTTGCTGGGTCCCAGTTTGTACGATGTGGGAAACAATCTATCGACCGCCGAGATCTACGAGGCGATCATGGATCCGGACGCCGTGCTGAATGAGGCATATCCGGCGGGTTTGATGACGGCGCAACTGAACGCTGTCGGATTCTACGACAAGATATCGTCCGGGCAGCTCAAAACGCTGGTTGATTACCTGGCGTCACAAAAGGGAGGATCATGA
- a CDS encoding ferredoxin, producing MPHMITDACAQCGLCVDVCPIGAISPGDPIYVINDTCCDFMECVVECPEEAIVPIPDWEEPVAVSDREVAS from the coding sequence ATGCCTCACATGATCACAGATGCCTGTGCGCAATGCGGCCTGTGCGTGGATGTGTGCCCGATCGGTGCGATTTCACCCGGAGATCCAATCTACGTCATCAACGATACCTGTTGCGATTTTATGGAATGTGTCGTCGAGTGTCCCGAGGAAGCCATTGTCCCGATCCCGGATTGGGAGGAACCCGTCGCCGTGTCCGATAGGGAGGTGGCGTCATGA
- a CDS encoding radical SAM protein yields MEAARSLSFLSSPGGYRPSLVSWNLTRKCNLKCPHCYMEGGTAEENELTTEECLALLDEMEALGTEMLILTGGEPLLRRDIYEIAQTASAKGMWVVMGTNGVMVNDFVARKMVECGVKGVGISIDSIDPEKHNAFRGGPNAWEHSVRALEICRRHGLEVLVQTTVMDMNRDEIPELMAFAREKGAWSFNLYFLVQTGRGQEMNDLPAAATDTMLREMVKVQDEYRPMLVRSKCAPQFKQIAYDEGLGGLESGGCMAGTQYCRITPGGDVTPCPYMTVVAGNVREQSFAEIWTSSPVLTDLRDPSRLKGKCGACEFNELCGGCRCRAQAAFEDYLAEDPACLYQPTGRTLERYDIEWSPEAQRRLDRIPISFIREKVRKGLETYADRHGVRRISAGLMQEALAGMDRSAPSFSAASAKPPDSGVIKEPVTPERLV; encoded by the coding sequence ATGGAAGCCGCCCGTTCCCTGTCCTTTCTGTCTTCCCCCGGGGGGTATCGCCCCTCGCTCGTTTCCTGGAATCTGACCCGGAAATGCAATCTCAAGTGCCCCCATTGCTATATGGAAGGGGGTACCGCCGAAGAAAACGAATTGACTACGGAAGAATGTCTCGCGCTGCTCGACGAGATGGAGGCGCTCGGCACGGAGATGCTCATTCTTACCGGTGGAGAGCCGCTCTTGCGCCGTGATATCTACGAGATTGCGCAGACGGCCTCTGCAAAGGGAATGTGGGTGGTAATGGGTACAAATGGGGTCATGGTCAATGATTTCGTTGCCCGCAAGATGGTGGAATGCGGCGTCAAGGGGGTGGGCATCAGCATTGATTCCATTGATCCTGAGAAGCACAATGCCTTTCGCGGTGGACCGAATGCCTGGGAGCATTCGGTTCGCGCCCTCGAGATTTGCCGCCGGCATGGCCTCGAAGTGCTTGTGCAAACGACCGTTATGGACATGAACCGGGATGAAATTCCGGAACTCATGGCGTTTGCACGGGAGAAAGGCGCCTGGTCCTTTAACCTGTATTTTCTGGTGCAGACGGGCCGGGGACAGGAAATGAACGATCTTCCCGCCGCCGCCACGGATACGATGCTTCGGGAAATGGTGAAGGTGCAGGACGAGTACCGTCCTATGCTGGTCCGGTCGAAATGTGCACCGCAGTTCAAACAGATCGCGTATGACGAGGGCCTTGGCGGTCTGGAAAGCGGGGGATGCATGGCGGGTACGCAGTACTGCCGCATTACGCCGGGCGGGGATGTCACGCCGTGCCCGTACATGACGGTGGTAGCCGGAAATGTCCGCGAACAGTCTTTCGCCGAGATATGGACTTCTTCTCCCGTGCTGACGGATTTACGCGATCCTTCCCGGCTCAAGGGCAAATGCGGCGCATGCGAATTCAACGAACTCTGCGGCGGATGCCGCTGCCGCGCCCAGGCCGCTTTTGAAGACTATCTCGCCGAAGATCCGGCCTGCCTTTATCAGCCGACCGGCAGGACCCTCGAACGATACGATATAGAGTGGTCTCCCGAAGCACAGCGGCGACTTGATCGCATACCGATCTCTTTCATCCGTGAAAAGGTTCGCAAGGGTCTCGAAACCTATGCGGACCGACACGGCGTGCGCCGCATCTCCGCAGGCCTCATGCAGGAGGCCCTTGCAGGCATGGATCGCTCGGCGCCGTCCTTTTCGGCGGCCTCTGCGAAACCGCCGGACTCCGGGGTTATTAAAGAACCCGTTACTCCGGAACGACTTGTATAA